Proteins encoded by one window of Sulfurospirillum barnesii SES-3:
- a CDS encoding peptidylprolyl isomerase: MITWMQRHKKYLVITIWISTIAFVGAGFVGWGAYDLNHDRAASVAKVGKRTISVQEFQSAYASHYNFYNNLLQGQLTQEQAEQMGLDKIVMNSLVNKTLLLNYADDIGLQVSKAEVIENLTNNPNFQENGVFSKELYYSLLKANRINPNDYETELGKEILHTKLETLFNLPTSQAEIEIFASAFFMEDRLAISTLSLDANEVTSNEDSIKTYWEKNKANYLTKKSYTLELLNVPASEANFDTKTLEAFYAEEKHNYQHADGKIMSFEEAKAKVAIDLRLKNDKKNALESFLAFKKGDVNATQSKVIYDDDTLFPMDKIQTASKDEILKPLIVNDNYVVIKVKEIKFPEPMSYEEAKKEASRDLLTELRYEALEKKAKAKVEQFTGNDIGFVSRDSVKSIAGLNEAKSAEFLSYVFDNTTKKGYKIIDDKAIVYEILEQKLLNTDKVKQYVSLLSDNISQIKQKELNQNLIKKLAETYKVEQYYKGK; this comes from the coding sequence ATGATTACGTGGATGCAACGTCATAAAAAATATTTGGTTATCACCATCTGGATTAGTACCATAGCCTTTGTGGGTGCTGGTTTTGTGGGATGGGGAGCTTATGATTTAAACCATGACCGTGCAGCCTCTGTTGCGAAAGTAGGTAAAAGAACCATTTCCGTACAGGAGTTTCAATCTGCCTATGCAAGCCACTACAATTTTTACAACAACCTTCTGCAAGGGCAGCTTACACAAGAACAAGCCGAACAAATGGGACTGGATAAAATTGTTATGAATAGCCTTGTAAATAAAACATTACTTCTAAACTACGCTGATGATATTGGTCTTCAAGTCAGCAAAGCTGAAGTGATAGAAAACCTCACAAACAACCCAAACTTTCAAGAGAATGGTGTTTTTAGCAAAGAGTTATACTACTCCCTTCTCAAAGCCAATCGTATCAATCCTAATGATTATGAAACCGAGCTTGGAAAAGAAATTCTACACACCAAATTGGAAACATTGTTTAACCTACCTACATCTCAAGCAGAGATAGAAATTTTTGCCTCTGCTTTTTTTATGGAAGACCGCTTAGCCATTAGCACTCTAAGCTTAGACGCAAATGAAGTGACAAGCAATGAAGATTCTATTAAAACATATTGGGAAAAGAACAAAGCCAATTATTTGACGAAAAAAAGTTATACCCTTGAACTCTTAAATGTTCCTGCTTCTGAAGCAAACTTTGACACAAAAACACTTGAAGCATTTTATGCAGAAGAAAAACATAATTACCAACATGCTGATGGCAAAATCATGAGTTTTGAAGAAGCTAAAGCAAAAGTTGCCATTGATCTTAGACTTAAAAATGATAAAAAAAATGCCTTAGAAAGCTTTCTTGCCTTTAAAAAAGGTGATGTCAATGCAACGCAAAGCAAAGTCATTTACGATGATGATACCCTCTTCCCAATGGATAAAATTCAAACAGCTTCTAAGGATGAAATCTTAAAGCCTCTTATTGTCAATGATAACTACGTTGTTATTAAAGTAAAAGAGATTAAATTCCCTGAGCCAATGTCATATGAAGAAGCTAAAAAAGAGGCTTCACGTGACCTTCTTACGGAATTGAGATACGAAGCACTTGAGAAAAAAGCAAAAGCGAAAGTTGAGCAATTTACAGGGAATGATATTGGGTTTGTTAGCAGAGATTCTGTTAAATCTATTGCAGGACTTAATGAGGCAAAAAGTGCAGAGTTTTTAAGCTATGTGTTTGATAACACGACAAAAAAAGGTTATAAAATTATTGACGATAAGGCCATTGTTTACGAGATTTTGGAACAAAAGTTGCTTAACACCGATAAGGTAAAGCAATATGTTAGCTTACTCAGTGATAATATTTCACAGATTAAGCAAAAAGAGTTAAATCAAAATCTTATTAAAAAGCTCGCAGAAACATACAAAGTCGAGCAATATTATAAAGGAAAATAG
- the ftsA gene encoding cell division protein FtsA, with product MSTTILGIDIGSTKICAIIAQKNDDGEIKILGAGISKSQGLKKGIITNIDLASKSIRSALNDAKRVAGTQYQKVIVSISGAYTKSVDSSGIVNIPNRDIGIKEINRAMQMADHNANIPNEYEKLHVLPYNFKVDDQEYIEDPLGMNGARLEVQVHIITAQKSSLSNLKKAVKLAGVEIDNIVLGGYASAISVLNHDERELGVSVVDMGGATCDIMIHAGNSMRFNDYLGVGSLNITNDLSTALHTPLSAAEEIKINYGSLKNNSNDLIELPIIGDDGATHEVSLNIVSNVIYVRVEETLMILAKTLEDSGFKEQIGAGVVLTGGMTKLEGIRELASAIFDNMPIRVAKPKEIDGLFETLRDPSYATAIGLILYGGGHFTPYEIDSNKKLRYKEETIEPSRHHQQETLFDENEMGEEKDVATLPADNAKEKLKDLANIQEEHSEGFGSKLWNRLTQLF from the coding sequence TTGAGCACTACAATTTTAGGTATTGACATCGGTTCAACCAAGATTTGCGCTATTATTGCTCAAAAAAACGATGATGGTGAAATAAAAATCTTAGGAGCGGGGATTTCGAAATCTCAAGGTCTTAAAAAAGGTATTATCACTAATATTGACCTTGCTTCAAAATCGATCCGCAGTGCACTCAATGATGCAAAAAGAGTTGCTGGTACGCAGTACCAAAAAGTCATTGTTTCTATATCAGGGGCTTACACAAAAAGTGTTGATAGTAGTGGTATTGTAAATATTCCCAATCGTGATATTGGAATTAAAGAGATTAATCGTGCGATGCAAATGGCGGACCACAACGCTAATATTCCCAACGAATATGAAAAACTCCATGTACTTCCATACAATTTCAAGGTCGATGATCAAGAATATATTGAAGACCCACTAGGCATGAATGGGGCTCGCCTTGAAGTACAAGTCCATATCATTACGGCACAAAAATCTTCTCTAAGCAATCTCAAAAAAGCGGTTAAATTAGCAGGTGTTGAGATTGACAACATTGTTTTAGGTGGATATGCCTCAGCTATTTCTGTACTAAATCATGATGAGCGAGAATTGGGCGTGTCGGTGGTGGATATGGGTGGAGCCACGTGTGATATTATGATTCACGCAGGTAATTCTATGCGTTTTAATGACTATTTGGGTGTGGGCTCTTTAAATATTACCAATGACTTATCAACAGCACTACACACACCACTCAGTGCAGCAGAAGAGATTAAAATTAACTATGGATCACTCAAAAACAATTCTAATGACCTTATTGAACTTCCTATTATTGGGGATGATGGGGCAACGCATGAAGTTTCGCTGAACATTGTCTCTAATGTCATTTATGTGCGTGTGGAAGAGACTTTGATGATTTTAGCCAAAACATTAGAAGACAGTGGCTTCAAGGAACAAATTGGAGCAGGTGTTGTTTTAACAGGTGGTATGACAAAATTAGAAGGCATTCGAGAATTAGCCTCTGCTATTTTTGACAATATGCCCATCAGGGTTGCTAAACCCAAAGAGATAGATGGACTTTTTGAGACACTAAGAGATCCCAGTTACGCAACTGCTATTGGTCTCATCTTGTACGGGGGAGGTCATTTTACACCGTATGAAATTGATTCCAATAAAAAGTTACGATACAAAGAAGAGACGATAGAACCGAGTCGTCATCACCAACAAGAAACACTCTTCGATGAGAACGAGATGGGTGAAGAGAAAGATGTAGCAACACTTCCAGCGGATAATGCAAAAGAAAAACTCAAAGACCTTGCAAATATCCAAGAAGAACATAGTGAGGGCTTTGGCTCTAAACTATGGAATAGACTAACACAATTATTTTAA
- the ftsZ gene encoding cell division protein FtsZ has product MNGFSIEESKCVYGAKIKVIGVGGGGGNMINHMVREGVSGIELIAANTDAQALEHCFAKTKIQLGKKGLGAGMRPEVGRESALESYEEIKSSLEKADIVFIASGFGGGTGTGAAPIVAQAAKEVGALTVAVVTRPFLFEGKKRAKLADIGINELRKESDSIVIIPNDKLLSIVDSKFGIKDSFKIVDDVLSRAVSGMSLVVLSSGQSDINVDFADVQTVMSHRGMALMGIGESTGEDAAVEAIKSAIESPLLDNMSINGALGVLVHFQLPPTYPLNEISAAMGLIMDCADEDADVIFGTTTDENMPENSVKVTIVATGFENKAEAKELKMLNTNQEAIKKERILRMKKVSGGYEGQDDYLDIPTFIRHQMD; this is encoded by the coding sequence ATGAATGGATTTAGCATAGAAGAATCAAAATGTGTTTATGGGGCTAAAATTAAAGTTATTGGTGTTGGCGGTGGTGGTGGCAATATGATTAACCATATGGTACGTGAGGGTGTCAGTGGAATTGAACTTATTGCTGCAAATACTGACGCACAAGCACTTGAGCATTGTTTTGCAAAAACAAAAATACAATTAGGTAAAAAAGGCTTAGGGGCTGGTATGCGCCCAGAAGTAGGAAGAGAATCTGCTTTAGAGAGCTATGAAGAGATTAAAAGCTCTCTTGAAAAAGCAGATATTGTTTTTATCGCTTCAGGATTTGGTGGGGGTACGGGAACAGGTGCCGCACCGATTGTGGCACAAGCAGCCAAAGAAGTTGGAGCACTTACCGTTGCCGTTGTCACACGTCCTTTTCTCTTTGAAGGTAAAAAAAGAGCAAAACTTGCAGACATAGGCATTAATGAGCTTCGTAAAGAAAGTGATTCTATTGTTATCATCCCTAATGACAAACTTCTCTCCATTGTTGACTCAAAATTTGGCATTAAAGATAGTTTTAAAATTGTTGATGATGTTTTAAGTCGTGCGGTCAGTGGTATGAGTTTGGTTGTTCTCTCCTCAGGTCAAAGTGATATTAACGTCGACTTTGCTGATGTACAAACGGTTATGAGTCATCGTGGTATGGCACTCATGGGTATTGGTGAGAGTACAGGGGAAGATGCTGCGGTTGAAGCCATCAAAAGCGCTATTGAATCTCCACTGCTTGATAATATGTCTATTAATGGTGCCCTAGGAGTCCTTGTTCACTTCCAACTTCCTCCAACCTACCCACTTAATGAAATTAGTGCAGCTATGGGACTTATTATGGATTGTGCTGATGAAGACGCTGATGTTATTTTTGGTACAACAACCGATGAAAATATGCCTGAGAACAGTGTAAAAGTAACCATTGTAGCGACAGGATTTGAAAATAAAGCAGAAGCAAAAGAGCTTAAAATGCTCAATACCAATCAAGAAGCCATTAAAAAAGAGCGTATTTTACGTATGAAAAAAGTCAGTGGTGGTTATGAGGGTCAAGATGATTATCTGGACATTCCAACCTTCATTCGACACCAAATGGATTAA
- a CDS encoding DUF4149 domain-containing protein produces MKSFIVIYLGILGIAVGVEIAAGAFVAPIIFFPQKYLGEGVLSHFQSGILMTQVFLKMNILIGFVALYSIIYEVQVMMMRKNHDTYALILSLSMVISTGLFIFYYTPFIVHAQQLGAEHTSTLAFSTMHKQSEWVIKILMLTQVALFVRRGWLFNK; encoded by the coding sequence ATGAAAAGTTTTATTGTAATTTATTTGGGCATTTTAGGAATTGCTGTTGGGGTTGAAATAGCTGCAGGTGCTTTTGTAGCGCCTATTATTTTCTTTCCACAAAAATATTTAGGGGAGGGTGTGCTAAGCCATTTTCAAAGCGGTATTTTAATGACACAAGTTTTTTTGAAAATGAATATACTCATTGGTTTTGTTGCGCTGTATAGCATTATTTATGAAGTTCAAGTAATGATGATGCGTAAAAATCATGATACCTATGCTTTAATATTATCCCTGAGTATGGTGATTTCAACAGGTCTTTTTATTTTTTATTATACGCCGTTCATTGTGCATGCACAACAATTAGGCGCTGAACATACTTCTACACTCGCTTTTAGCACGATGCACAAACAAAGCGAATGGGTTATAAAAATTTTAATGCTCACACAAGTGGCTCTTTTTGTAAGAAGAGGATGGTTGTTCAATAAATAA
- the prmC gene encoding peptide chain release factor N(5)-glutamine methyltransferase yields the protein MRIKECVHLGVECLQEVTPIPQKETMLLLCDMLGKEMSWLVAHDADEIIPNEWFYTALKRRANHEPLEYILGRASFYDREFSVDARVLIPRPETEILVDKAVLLAKTLPEKAHIVEIGSGSGIVSIMLALMLPDVKITAVDISSDALHVSQSNAMKHGVHERISFVQGSYLDAIHESIDMIVSNPPYIAHDEPLGKGLSFEPSLALFGGIKGDEMLCHIIDLFMQHRVKALVCEMGYDQKEPLYTYCVAKGLEPTFYQDLAGLDRGFYIQEKR from the coding sequence GTGAGGATTAAAGAGTGTGTGCATTTAGGGGTTGAATGTTTGCAAGAGGTAACACCTATCCCTCAGAAAGAGACCATGTTGCTTTTATGTGACATGTTGGGAAAAGAGATGAGTTGGCTTGTGGCACACGATGCGGATGAAATCATCCCCAATGAATGGTTTTATACAGCACTTAAACGACGCGCTAATCATGAACCTTTAGAGTATATTTTAGGGCGCGCTTCTTTTTATGATAGAGAGTTTAGCGTGGATGCACGGGTTTTAATTCCACGACCCGAGACAGAAATTTTGGTGGATAAAGCGGTTTTGTTAGCAAAAACATTGCCTGAAAAAGCACATATTGTAGAGATTGGGAGTGGGAGTGGGATTGTTAGTATTATGCTTGCCTTGATGCTCCCCGATGTCAAAATAACGGCAGTGGATATTTCCAGTGATGCTTTACATGTAAGCCAAAGCAATGCTATGAAACATGGTGTTCATGAGCGCATTTCATTTGTACAGGGAAGTTATTTGGATGCGATTCATGAGTCTATTGATATGATTGTCTCTAATCCTCCTTATATTGCACACGATGAGCCTTTAGGTAAAGGACTCTCCTTTGAGCCTTCTTTAGCCCTTTTTGGAGGCATTAAAGGGGATGAAATGTTATGTCATATCATTGATCTCTTTATGCAACATCGTGTAAAAGCCTTGGTATGTGAGATGGGATATGACCAAAAAGAGCCTTTGTATACATATTGTGTTGCAAAAGGGCTCGAGCCTACGTTTTATCAGGATTTAGCAGGGCTTGATCGTGGATTTTACATACAGGAGAAGAGATGA
- a CDS encoding M48 family metallopeptidase, translating into MLEWILGCYSLYLVIKLYASFMEIGCVQKAKSFEPIILSPSNYLKAAAYKIASQKMAIVSSLYDFFIFFGWIAFGLAYLAEYRFVENEVLHSVLFVMMFIAVNYFLTLPFDLYQTFNLDKKFGFSTISLKTYVMDQCKAVLMFLLFGGAFFAIMSLIILHFEYWWLYGFLFSFGVILFINMIYPSVIVPLFNKLTPLEDETLKCSIEALLTKAGLKSSGVFSLDASKRDNRLNAYFGGLGSSKRVVLFDTLIAKLEKHELLAVLGHELGHFKHNDIVKNIASSALMLFMMFVLFGNLPDSLFDALHVNASPHMVIVLFLMLSPLISFVMMPLFGMLSRYNEYRADEYGSECESKEALCSALVKLADENRSFPFSHPLTIALYFTHPPLTQRLEKLGMHFSKEAM; encoded by the coding sequence ATGTTAGAATGGATTTTGGGGTGTTATAGCCTCTATCTTGTAATAAAGCTTTATGCAAGTTTTATGGAAATTGGATGCGTTCAAAAAGCAAAATCGTTTGAGCCTATTATTTTATCGCCCTCTAATTATCTCAAAGCAGCTGCGTATAAAATTGCATCTCAAAAAATGGCTATCGTAAGTTCTTTGTATGATTTTTTTATTTTTTTTGGTTGGATTGCTTTTGGCTTAGCGTATTTGGCGGAGTATCGGTTTGTTGAAAATGAGGTTCTTCATTCGGTTTTGTTTGTCATGATGTTTATTGCGGTCAATTATTTTTTAACCCTTCCTTTTGATCTTTATCAAACATTTAATCTTGATAAAAAGTTTGGTTTTTCTACCATTTCGTTGAAAACCTATGTGATGGATCAGTGTAAGGCCGTACTTATGTTTTTACTCTTTGGTGGGGCATTTTTTGCCATTATGAGTCTGATTATTCTTCATTTTGAGTATTGGTGGTTGTATGGATTTTTATTCTCTTTTGGGGTTATTTTGTTTATCAATATGATTTATCCTAGCGTGATTGTGCCTTTGTTTAATAAACTAACACCTTTGGAAGATGAAACATTAAAATGTTCAATTGAAGCTTTGCTTACGAAAGCGGGGCTTAAAAGCAGTGGGGTCTTTAGTTTGGATGCAAGCAAACGTGACAATCGTTTAAATGCCTATTTTGGAGGCTTAGGCAGTTCTAAGCGGGTGGTTTTGTTTGACACCTTAATCGCAAAACTTGAAAAGCACGAACTCTTAGCAGTTTTAGGTCATGAATTGGGACATTTTAAACACAATGATATTGTAAAAAATATTGCTTCAAGTGCTTTGATGCTTTTTATGATGTTTGTACTTTTTGGAAATTTGCCTGATTCACTCTTTGATGCTTTACATGTAAATGCTTCACCGCATATGGTTATCGTTCTTTTCTTAATGCTCTCACCGTTAATCTCTTTTGTGATGATGCCCTTATTTGGGATGCTGAGTCGTTACAATGAGTATAGAGCAGATGAATATGGGAGTGAGTGTGAGAGTAAAGAGGCATTGTGTTCTGCTTTAGTGAAGCTTGCTGATGAAAACAGAAGTTTTCCTTTTTCGCATCCTTTAACCATTGCGCTTTATTTTACACATCCACCTTTGACACAAAGGCTTGAAAAATTGGGGATGCATTTCTCGAAGGAAGCGATGTGA
- a CDS encoding methyl-accepting chemotaxis protein, which yields MSIAKQLMLMLLIAIIGTCTIFGISMKKMDQVYEETNYVTVNSLPSVLSLNHSMLYGLRLRLVMWEHITQEDKTANAKSKEGILGALNDLEKELKTYESMVSNEKDKALLAKDLEALEGFKKLVDEILKLSESGHKAEAAVTFNKARPVLKALTSALDEHMQYNLELANQMATHAASEKENANLLLIILSLCIIGSTIVLNLLIRKNIMQGVHLVRDSIGHFVRTKELNFRIKYEKQNEIKEMVNSFNMLVETLESTIVDAKSSSSENASVSHELSTTSMQIGRNAEQSSVIVANTIQEIETIKVFVQETATLSENMKQSIATAGSRLDNAKNEVIALRGEMNQASASETALAQKLEQMSHDAEQVKQILTVISDIADQTNLLALNAAIEAARAGEHGRGFAVVADEVRKLAERTQTSLTEINATINIIVQSIVDSSEQMGRNAKNIERLSTVSSGVETTILGTTQVMEESVTAVTTSAQNSRKISQDTDKIVTMVSNINTLTSENARSVEEIAAAADHLSRLAENLNNKLNQFKS from the coding sequence ATGTCAATTGCAAAACAATTAATGCTCATGCTTTTAATCGCTATCATAGGAACCTGTACCATCTTTGGAATCAGTATGAAAAAGATGGATCAGGTTTATGAGGAAACAAATTACGTAACCGTAAATTCGCTCCCAAGTGTTCTCTCTCTTAATCATTCCATGCTCTATGGTCTTAGACTTCGGCTGGTTATGTGGGAACACATTACACAAGAAGATAAAACGGCGAATGCTAAATCAAAAGAGGGAATCTTAGGTGCACTCAATGACTTAGAAAAAGAGCTCAAAACATACGAGTCGATGGTCAGTAATGAAAAAGATAAAGCGCTTTTAGCCAAAGACTTAGAGGCTCTTGAAGGATTTAAAAAATTGGTCGATGAAATTTTAAAACTTTCCGAATCAGGACACAAAGCAGAGGCTGCTGTGACGTTTAATAAAGCAAGACCTGTGCTCAAAGCACTTACTTCTGCTCTGGATGAACATATGCAATACAATCTTGAACTTGCCAATCAAATGGCAACACATGCTGCTAGTGAAAAAGAGAATGCAAATTTACTACTCATTATACTTTCTCTTTGTATTATTGGTTCAACCATCGTTTTAAATCTCCTGATTCGCAAAAACATTATGCAAGGGGTGCATCTCGTGCGTGATAGCATTGGTCATTTTGTACGCACTAAAGAACTTAATTTTCGCATCAAATACGAAAAACAAAATGAGATCAAAGAGATGGTTAACAGTTTCAATATGCTTGTGGAAACACTTGAGAGTACCATCGTTGATGCCAAAAGTTCTTCAAGTGAAAACGCTTCTGTATCGCATGAACTAAGCACCACCAGTATGCAAATTGGACGCAATGCGGAACAAAGCTCTGTCATTGTAGCGAATACCATTCAAGAAATTGAAACCATAAAAGTCTTTGTCCAAGAGACAGCAACGCTTTCTGAAAATATGAAACAAAGCATCGCAACGGCAGGAAGTCGCCTTGATAACGCTAAAAATGAAGTCATTGCTCTTCGTGGCGAGATGAATCAAGCCAGTGCCTCTGAAACGGCTCTTGCTCAAAAGCTAGAGCAGATGAGCCATGATGCCGAACAGGTCAAGCAGATATTAACAGTCATTTCTGATATTGCCGATCAAACCAACCTTTTAGCTTTAAATGCCGCCATTGAAGCAGCAAGGGCAGGAGAGCACGGTCGCGGGTTTGCGGTGGTTGCTGATGAAGTACGAAAGTTAGCGGAGCGAACGCAAACATCACTCACAGAGATCAATGCTACAATCAATATTATTGTTCAATCTATCGTAGACTCATCAGAACAAATGGGAAGAAATGCCAAAAACATTGAAAGACTCTCAACGGTTTCCAGTGGTGTTGAAACCACCATTTTAGGAACCACCCAGGTCATGGAAGAAAGTGTCACCGCTGTTACCACCAGTGCTCAAAACTCTCGAAAGATTTCACAAGATACTGATAAAATCGTTACGATGGTTTCCAATATCAACACACTCACGAGCGAAAATGCCAGGAGTGTCGAAGAGATTGCAGCAGCAGCAGATCATCTCTCTCGTTTGGCTGAAAATCTCAATAATAAACTCAATCAATTTAAGTCCTAA